The DNA region CCGGAAATGGAAGATAGCGCTACTTTACATTCTCATCTGTGTCATCGGATCAACTTTTTTGTGGAATCGATTAGGGTTTCGTCACTTCGTCGTCCTCATTCGTTTCCTGGAACTCGAGCGGCGAGTGTTTCCCTGTTCTATTGATCACGGATCCCCTGTCTCTACTGGATCATTTTCCAGGGAAATAGAAGACGTGTCTCTCTGTATCTTGTTGATCCGAGCTCTAACAGACGCTCGTAGCCTGAATCCAATATTAGGCTTGAACCCAGTCTTTTAGATCATATGCTTTTGATAAAAATCAAAATCTTGGTGGTGGTTTTCTGAAACTTAGCTTTTTTTTGCTGAAGAAGATATCGTGTGAACTTTGTGATCGATTCACCACTTTTTAGTTCTTACAATTGCGAATTGTGCTCAAGGTTCAGTGGACGAATCCCTCGGCGGCCTGCTCTCCCTTGCATTTGATGAAGCCTCTTGCAGAAGCCGATTCGAGTCTGCAAAATTGTTGAAACCTCTGAACCACACCCCTTCTCCGTATCTCTCAGAGAAGCTACGAAGCTACGAAGCTCTCCACAGAAAATGCGGCCCGAACACCGAGCTCTACCGCGAGAGCATCAGGCAGTTGAACTCCAACCGCAGTGGCGGCGGCCCGACGGAGTGCAACTACGTGGTGTGGTTGCCACAGCATGGCTTGGGCAACAGGATGATCAGCATAACCTCTGCTTTCCTCTACGCTCTCCTCAACGACAAAGTCCTACTGCTCTTCTTCCCTGACTACATGAACGGCCTCTTCTGCGAGCCGTTCCCCAACACCACTTGGCTTCTACCATCTGATTTCCCTATCACGCGTGTGACCTCGATCTTCGATAAAGATCCAAATCGATATGGGAATTTGCTCAGAGATAAGATCCTCAGTAATGACATGAACATCACCAATGCTTCGATTCCGCTGCCAGCTTATCTGTACCTTCACCTCGTACATAACAACAATGACTACGACAGAATGTTCTACTGCGAAGATGGTCAGCTGCTGCTTCGACAGTTCCCATGGTTATTGCTGAGGTCGAACCAGTATTTCGTCCCAGCTTTGTTTCTCATACCGATGTTCGAGCAGGAGCTCGGCTTGCTCTTCCCTGAGAGGACGACCGTGTTTCATCTCCTGGGAAGGTATCTCTTCCATCCATCCAACGCGGTTTGGGGCTACGTAACAAGGTACTACCAAGCATACCTAGCAAATGCAGAAGAAATATTGGGCGTCCAGATCAGGACATTTGCAGAAGTCGATCTCGACAAGCACTCGAGTTATATAATGAACTGCGCGATCTCAAAGAACTTGCTGCCCAGTCTCGATACGAAAGACGCCGCTGCTCTTTCGGACACCATCCGAGTCAAACCGAAAGCTGTCCTCGTGACCAGTTTGAAGACTGAGTACTTCGAGAGGATAAGGGACACGTACTATAGGAATGCGACGGCGACAGGAGAGGTGATCGGCGTCTATCAGCCGAGCCATGAAGAGAAACAATTCACAGAGAAGTTGGATCACAACGTGAAGGCTCTGGCGGAGATTTATCTCTTGAGCTTGAGCGACTCGTTGATTACGAGTCAGTATTCTACGTTTGGGTATGTAGCGCAAGGGCTGGGTGGAATTCGACCGTGGTTGCTCGTGAGGCCCGATGATGAGAACCTTTGCCTGCAATCCTCGACGATGGAACCCTGCTTCCACTTCCCTCCCTCGTTTGAGTGCAAGTCGAGAAGGGAATTAGACCTCGGCTCCGTGGTTCCATATTTGAGACACTGTGAAGACAAGGCCGCTGGTATCAAATTGttttattagaagttttgagTCAACTTACTACAGAGTTTGGAGAGTACTGGTAGCGTATAAAGTTGAGTCAGCTGTGTGCAGAACTA from Zingiber officinale cultivar Zhangliang chromosome 4B, Zo_v1.1, whole genome shotgun sequence includes:
- the LOC121976949 gene encoding probable fucosyltransferase 8 isoform X1 — its product is MEMANQTEAPPPRQPHPPSEAKKEGRDGWKASNWFGGAKPLPVFALFALVLLLTVLSGVHRVSFLDRFLAPLPEAEQKGSVDESLGGLLSLAFDEASCRSRFESAKLLKPLNHTPSPYLSEKLRSYEALHRKCGPNTELYRESIRQLNSNRSGGGPTECNYVVWLPQHGLGNRMISITSAFLYALLNDKVLLLFFPDYMNGLFCEPFPNTTWLLPSDFPITRVTSIFDKDPNRYGNLLRDKILSNDMNITNASIPLPAYLYLHLVHNNNDYDRMFYCEDGQLLLRQFPWLLLRSNQYFVPALFLIPMFEQELGLLFPERTTVFHLLGRYLFHPSNAVWGYVTRYYQAYLANAEEILGVQIRTFAEVDLDKHSSYIMNCAISKNLLPSLDTKDAAALSDTIRVKPKAVLVTSLKTEYFERIRDTYYRNATATGEVIGVYQPSHEEKQFTEKLDHNVKALAEIYLLSLSDSLITSQYSTFGYVAQGLGGIRPWLLVRPDDENLCLQSSTMEPCFHFPPSFECKSRRELDLGSVVPYLRHCEDKAAGIKLFY
- the LOC121976949 gene encoding galactoside 2-alpha-L-fucosyltransferase-like isoform X2, whose product is MEMANQTEAPPPRQPHPPSEAKKEGRDGWKASNWFGGAKPLPVFALFALVLLLTVLSGVHRVSFLDRFLAPLPEAEQKVDESLGGLLSLAFDEASCRSRFESAKLLKPLNHTPSPYLSEKLRSYEALHRKCGPNTELYRESIRQLNSNRSGGGPTECNYVVWLPQHGLGNRMISITSAFLYALLNDKVLLLFFPDYMNGLFCEPFPNTTWLLPSDFPITRVTSIFDKDPNRYGNLLRDKILSNDMNITNASIPLPAYLYLHLVHNNNDYDRMFYCEDGQLLLRQFPWLLLRSNQYFVPALFLIPMFEQELGLLFPERTTVFHLLGRYLFHPSNAVWGYVTRYYQAYLANAEEILGVQIRTFAEVDLDKHSSYIMNCAISKNLLPSLDTKDAAALSDTIRVKPKAVLVTSLKTEYFERIRDTYYRNATATGEVIGVYQPSHEEKQFTEKLDHNVKALAEIYLLSLSDSLITSQYSTFGYVAQGLGGIRPWLLVRPDDENLCLQSSTMEPCFHFPPSFECKSRRELDLGSVVPYLRHCEDKAAGIKLFY